CATTTGCTATAGAATTCAGGGTTGTAATCTGACATTCCATTGTAGTTCAGGGAGAGAATATGACTTTTTTATTATATACTGAATACATCAATATTACAAAGAACTGCTAAACCTCCAATAAATAGAAAATCTCAAAAGTCCAATGAATGACCATACCCACTATATAAATTATGTGTAACTGCCATCTGTGAGTGAGCCAAAGAATACATCGACCTATAACTAACAGACCTCATGCTATATAAATTATGTGCCCACCAGTATGTGTAACTTCTTTACAAAATCATAGCCTGGGGTCCTCCATAGCCGCTCCGGTGCCTCATCTGCCACATCCATGCGATCCTGAGGCTCTCATGTAGTTCGGTATGCTGGGCTGTCCAGTTCAGCTCACGGTTGATCTTTGCGGGGTTGCTGAACACTTCTGCATAGTCACCAGGGCGACGAGAGAAGTAGTCGACCTTGATGTCGACTCCAGTTGCCTTCTTGCAAGCTTCCACAAACTCCTTCACTGACCTACCTGGGGAGAAAAAGGTTCGAACATGAATAACTGATGATGGACAGACACAATGTGATGTTTTTCTGCTGTTAAAATCATCATAGCACTATATGTGGTGATCTGATGATTGACCTCTTCCGGTGCCAACGTTGTATATTCCAACTTTCCCTCTTTCCGCCTTGTTGAGCGCTTTAACATGGGCGTCAACCAGGTCAGTGACATCAATGTAATCTCTTACACACGTCCCATCAGGCGTTTCGTAGTCGGTACCTTTGACCTGTAAAGAAAACAAAGATCTGTTAGTCAGTGCTacccaaaagaaaaagaaaataatacTCAGAACACGAGTGGTCCAGTAAACGTGAATATTCTTTTACTGTTAGCAGGGAGGCTAGCTAAAACACACTGACAATTACTAGTTAGTTGTTGGAAGATGCACCTTCAACCCTGGGATTATTCCCAATGCTGCGTCGAAGCATGCACCAGATATGCGTCCGTGCTCACGCAGTTCAGGTGGTGGAGCCTCACCCAGCCTTCCTTCTGGGTCAGAACCGATCACGTTGAAGTATCTAAAAGTGTTACGACACTAATTCAGTAATCAAATGGTGTTATGGTTGTACAAAAGACACTTTGATGCTTGTAGTAAGCGATACAGACCTCAGAATCATCACTGACATGTCTGATTTCCTGGACTTCGAGAAGTCCAAAATGATATCCTCTGCCATCTTCTTTGCCTTACCGTATGGGTTGATAGGAAACTGTACAGAAAGATTGAGTGAAATACTTCAGGGAAAGAAATATATATTCTCAAAGTTTACATGGCATGAAACTTGTTGAGAAAGAATTGGTTGCAGAGGTGACAACTGACCTGTGGTGTTTCTTCAGTGATAGGCATCTTCTCAGGCTCCCCGTAGGTGGCACATGTGCTAGAGTAGATCAGTGTCTTAACATTGTGTGTCGCCATGGCTTCCAGCACAACTAAGGTATTTGCAGTGATGTTATGATAGTACCTGTTCAAAGTGTTTCAGTACCTTTTGTAGGTATAAGGGGTATGTTGAAGGATAATAAAGGCTGAGAAGCAAAAGTCGAGTACCTCAGAGGCTCAAGCGTGCTCTCACCGACATATGCGACAGCAGCAAAGTGCATGACAGCATCAAATGCGTTTTCTGCGAATATTCTATTAACCTAGGATCACATTAAGGAACCAAAATCTTAAGAGCAATTTCCTTCGCCAGATCAACATATTTGTCTTGAGTGACAGATATatctccaaaaaaaatcagaacacCATATATCAGGATACAGCTTTAGGATCGCCTAAATCAGCATATATGAATTGCAACCGCCCAGGCTCAGGAAACAAGTTCTGAAGGACCTTGACTGCCCCGATATTTCCTCTCGAAAGGTTATCCTGAAGACGGGAGAAATTTGTTAAACCTGCATTTCACTGATGCTGAATTTGGGCTAGAAAGAAAGAGCAATGCGAGTTTCTTTTTTGGGTGGTGAGAGTACCAACCACAATGGTGACTCTAAAGGAGTCCttcagcaggcgaagggcggcgtGCGACCCTATGTAGCCAGCACCACCGGTCACCAGCACATGCGTTACTCCGAGTTCGTGGATGGAGAACTGAGCACATCATACAAAGTGAAGATTCAAACATGAGGCAGAGTTGAAGGAATGGCAAGATATACCCAGCTGCTAAAATCGCATCCATTTGTACTGCATTGCTTAGTGGGAGTGGTAGGCTTGGAATCCAATGGATATCTCCAGATGTGCATGCATGCTTGAGGAGATAAGAGGTAGGTTTACCACACTGGGAGCCCTCCGATGGCAGGGTGGCTGGGTGAGCATGACGACGCACATTGCCATGAGGAGCACAAGCATGATAATCTTGCTGAGGTACCTTGACCTGCGCTTGGGATCGGAGAAGTCCATCTCTGTGAAGGGCATGGCCGCATGAGTTCAATTCAGTATCAGATGGACACAAGAAAAAACAAAGACTATCATGGATGCCAAGTCGAAATTCATTCTCAGTTGCACAAGCTAGTACTACATGACACAGGAAAACCAATCTTCCCTGGTAAATTGGATTtatcaccaaataaaccaagcctGAAGATTATGGACATTCACTGGGGGAAAGCTTGAAGCAGAGTTTGATATGGTATGAAGCAAACCTGAGAAGGACCAGGATCTAGCCGCAGGCCTCGGCTGAGGCCTGCTCCTGCTGCTGGGCAGCATCTATGGCTGGTGGCGAGTCTCCTCACCGACCAAAATCCAAGGAAAGCTCGAATTCCGAGCTGGAAATCAGTCAAGaaagtggtctcagaggagagagctCTCCCTGGGAGGGTGAGAGCCGAGAGGGGAGCAGGTTACGGCTGGTGGGTGACTCACTCAGATCCACCAACCTTGTTCCAGGCTGCTCCTACTACCGCCATCGCCCTTTACAGCGAGCGGAAACGGAGAAAGAATTGCGGAGGTGGAAATGGGACGCGCGTACCTGCCCTGCCGGGGCAGAGGAGAGAAAGGAAGAAACTTTGTGAGTGGGGCAGAGGAGGGAAGGATGGAGGAAAGGGAGGCAGCCAATGGGATGAATGAATCGTGGGAGTGGGAGCGGAAAGGGAAATCCGGCGAGGACGACAGGACGCGGGCGGGTGAGGCTGTTGCCGGGAGAGAGCGAGGGCCGACGCGGACACGTACTCTACCGTACCACGCGCTGACGTCGTCGGCTCGTCGGTCTCTGTAGTGGAGATGCTGATGCTCCATCTGCCGCTCCGGAGCACTGCATTTTTTCTTAAAGGAAGCACAACGTGTTTATTTAGGCATTTGCTAGTTCTCAGCTAGCTGAGAATTAGATTCGCCATTTGATTTGCATCATGATTCAGGTTTGTCATGAATTGCATCATGATTTGCGATTGAGATCTGATGACATCATCTGACCGAGAACGAAATTAGTTCTCAGTCGACCGAGAAACAAACACAcccattttttaaaaaataaaaacaaaaattcACATCAATGAGAATTTGAAACTAGTTGGCTAAGTTCTACATCTGGGGCTAGACTAACGAGCTACTCAACTCGTTAAGGCTCGGCTCATTAACGTTCAGATCATTAAGCTCGTTATCTTTAACGAGCTAGAAGCGAAGTTTGGTCCGGCTCGTTATGTGCTAATGAGTACTCACGAGCACTCGTTAATAATCGTTAAGGAGCACACACGCTCAACATTCAGGAAAAATATTAAGCTAGTAGGTTGAAAAAATATGATAACTTTATTAGGAATTGGGAGGCCAACAAGGAGTGCACGAGGATGTAGTTAGCAGATACCTAGAGACATGTCGCTGGTTGTTCGAGAAAATGAGTAAGCGAGATAATGAAGAGATAAAGTAATAGCAATGTTCTCTATAGGAAATACTCTCACATACTAGTCTTCCTTGTTTTCTATAGTGGGTCAAGTACTAAAGTTACCTAAGATTAGCTACATGTTTTAAGACATATCACTATACTTACCAACTCTTAGTTCCTAGCGAGCTTAACGAGTAGATCACGAAACTCGTTAGCTCGGTTGCTTACGTTAACGACAAAAAAAAAATGTTTGGCTCCGTTCGTTAATAAATGAGCCGAGCTCAAACGAGTCAAGATAATGAGCGCTCATTTAACTCGCCGAGTTTCAAACTTTATATCCAACCTTACCTATATCAACCCCTTTAATTTGTtaagctaggctcacttcttccGGAGAACTCAATTTTACTCGCCATTCTATAACCCGGTACATGCCTCACCATTTAGAGCAAGTATAATAAAGCTTAGTCAGCAGGCTATAAAAATTTAAATATAATATATGTGTTTAGTtggagaagagagaagaagagagaGAAGATGAGTGGACTCTAATGCaatagccagctctagcacgtgctcctataaACTTTGTGAGACTAAATAGTGGGTCATGTGTTGCTAAAGTAGTGCATTCTTAGAGCCAACTATTGTACATGCTAGCTATATATTGACTATAAATGAGGTGGCATATTACTTATAGCCATCTGCTGGCTATATCACGGATACAAATGCCATGTCTCTGCATCACTGGCTGTGATTTGTAATGACAAGGCATTTTAGCATCTCTAGTTGACGTTCCCAACAACGACCCACCAACAACATCagatcggccttcccggtgcatgCCTATCGTTTGTGGAGTGCATGCACCCAACCGGCCACTCAAAATCCATTATCCATAAATTATTTTCAATTTTATTTCCAAGCTCAACCATATTTCTAAAAAAGCTGGATAGTTCTCAACATACAATAAGTTTTAAAATAACTGAAAAtagaaataaaataattcatACAATTTAGATAAAATGAAATTTGAGAAGTTCAACTTGATCAAATCTCGGATGGCGTTTTCTTTGAGCACTCACAAATGCTCCACGAGATCATTTAGATTTCTCCATGCATCGGGAGTAAAGCATGGAATTCGGCCAGCACATGGTGGTCAACTTGGGCAAGAGATCCATGCAAGTCATACGGAGGTTCATCAACCACCGGATCAACGTGCTCGCTCTCGAtgctcatgttgtgcatgattgaACAAACATTTCTTGATCCCTATCTTCATAACCCGAACCTCCAAGTTTGGGTTTTCCATTTGCATTTAGCTCCGCTTATAAAGAACATGCAAGATATGAGCCtcaagttctcatcttcatcggcaGCGGCATTGACTTCCTCTTCAACAATAGTTCGGATCATCATTTCATCATCTCCATGCATGGACATGAAAAAAAATCAAGAAATCGAACAAGAGTTGTCGTTGCTATACATGGCTTCCCCTTCCTAATTATATGTACCTATTAAAACGGCCTAAAACATTGTGTGCAAGACCGGCGTGAGGTGAGCACACAACCACCAAGTCGACCAACCCTAATGTGTGCAATGAACTGCTGGCCAAGACAAAGAAAGACCGCATACTTGCGGAATCTTTCTTGGAAGGAAGAACCGTTGGCTTCGAAACAACGGTGGTCACGACGGCGATTAGGTGGGGGTGAAACACGCCGCAAGTGGGGGAGAGAGTCGAGGTGGGCGAGTAGAATGGAATGGGTGGTTGTTCGACTATTGAATAGGAGTCTGCCATATTTGCTAGTAGAACAACAATCACGAGAGCAGGGAGGCTACAAAAGGTAAGGTTGCAAGAATGCTAGACGGGAGGGAGATAAAAGCCGATTGCCTGCAGCTTTTATGGATGAGTGAGGAACAAAACGAGGTGAATGTGGGCGTAACGCACCTCCACTACGAGCAACAATAATGGAGGAGCCGGTCGAGATCCATCGCCATTACACCACACCCTTAACGGGCGGAGAAGCTGGAGAGACGACGCTGGACTAGATAAGGTTAGCGGAGTTATTTGGGCCATTGAATCGGCCTACCTGCGCCCAAGGCCTGGTTAATGAGAAATCTCCCAGACTAGTCAGCGGAGTAGCAAGATCTACTAAGGCAAACCGGAGAGCTTGGATTGTGAAGTATATTGACAGCAATTTCAAAGGCCCAAACACTGCTTCCTTATACAAAGTATGGGGGCGGCGGGGCGCTGCTATTGCTGTGCGTTCATTATCGCAGACCGAAGCCCGCACACACGTGTCGTGTTTGTTCCTCGCGAATGTACTTCAGATCCATGttcaatattattgggtttgatttccgtggGATGAGAGAGAAGCAATTAAAATGCATTAGAAatatagaagtacactcttttgtggacaaagtttaggggctagatgtccacttatttgtggacggagggagtaacttGTAACAAGGTCGACCAATAGCAGTTCAATTGGAGACAAACATCACTCATACTAGTAAAGTGAAATAATGTCTTGTCTGCTAGTACATGAATGAGTCATATTCATCTACAAGACCTCCatttaaaaaggaaaaaagaaaagaaaatgctCGACTAACTATTAGTGCACTCACGCGTGCTTAAGAACATGCAAGTTATCAGCAAGATCTTGAAGCGGAGTAGGCTCGATGATGTGGAAGGAGCAGGTGAGATTTCTGTCCACGGTCATGACCGCGCCGGCGTTGTCGCATTGGCCGGCGTAGTTGGGCGCGGAGAAGACGGTGACGAGCTTCCTGTCCGCGAACCACTCGTAGCCGCCCTGCTTCACCTCGTGcgccctgcacaccatggccagcCCGTTCTTCTCCACGAACTCGTCCACCAAGTCGGACCCGAACGTGACGGACCTGCCCCTGGTCGACTCGCCCCACCCCCACTCGTCGGCGGCGTCGGGGTCCGACCAGAGAAGGTCGCACACGAGGCCCTCGTCGGGGACCGGCAGTGGGCGTTTGACTCGGCGTATTTGGTCCATGCTCTCCAGCTCCGGCGACAGGCCGCCGTGCACGCAGAAGATTTTCTTGCCGATCTTGTTTCCGACGAGCGCCGCCAGCGGTAGGCAGTCGAAGCAGCCGTTGATGGTATTCCAGAGCTTGTCCTTCTCCAGGCCTCGTCTCTCGCACTCGTCCAGGAAGCCGTAGGAGCGGTTGACGGAGGAGCACTCGTGGTTTCCCCGGATGAGGAAGAAGGCGTCGGGGTACTTGACCTTGTAGGCGAGGAGGAGGCAGATGGTCTCGATGCTGCGGCTGCCGCGGTCGACGTAGTCGCCGAGGAAAAGGTAGCGGTTGGCGTCCGACGGGAACCCGGTTGCACGGAATATGCGAAGAAGGTCGGAGTACTGCCCGTGGATGTCACCGGAGATGTTGATGGGGGCGTCGAGGCGCAGGAGCGTGGGCTGGGAAAGGAGGACCTTCGTGGCGGCGGCGCAGAGGAGCTTGATCTCGGCGTTGGAGAGCGGCGGATGGTCTTCCGGCGAGCTGTGCTCGGCGTCGAGGAGGCGCTGGATGATGTCGTCGATGTCCATCTCTGGTAGATCGGCTAACAAACTAACAGGGAATCTGAGATCTGTGGATGTTGGGGTTTGGGGACTCTCGTTGATGGACGCGCCCATATATATGACCTGGATGCGCCGCTGGCCCTGTTGATAATAATCAAAACTTGCCGGATCCCATGTCAAAAAAACTTGCCGGATCCGAATTGAGACCGGCTTGTTATTTCCATGTTTACGTAGGTGTCGGTTTCCTATCCGTGTGGGTGCTTAGCAGAGTTCTAGTCCTAGTCAAATACGTACAACTTGGCTCTGCGTGCATCACAAGGGCGTGCTCCAATGTATCGATTATATACGGAAAATAAAGACATGCATGCACGATTTGGGTCCGGTGCATGCGTGTCATCCATCAAGCTGTTAACTTGGCTGGTTAGCTTGTTTGCGATACTGATACGTGCGCATCTCGCCGGATCTTCGCTGTCGTGGTCGCGGGAAAGCACACAGCTTTACACTAACTCGAACAAGAGGTTTATTTAGATGGATCAAATATGGCTTCTAGTGGAAAAGGAAaaattatgtgaaataaaattggacacaaaataaataaaaaatggtTTAGTGCCCACGATAGAAAAGCGCAACCGCTAGTGGAATAAAAGGTTAGTCTAGGTGAAAGAAAATTTAGTTCTCGCGGGATCATTCATGGACATACGAACGAATAATTAGACAAAATGGCAGAAAATTTCACTACTCATGGTGAAAATTACGACCCTACAGTTATGTTTTCATCACGTTTTTTGTTCATTTTTCTTTCTCACATTTTCTTCATTTTTACGTGACATTTTTCTTTCTATTCCGTTATATTATTTTCCATGTGTCTTCTTTCTTTTCACCTTTATTATTTTTGATTTTGTAAACATGTAATTTCATGTGTTCAATAATTATTTTATTTAGTTATATGGACGCCTAGATGTCATTTTGTGTTGCGGTCATGATTttcttctatagactaattatttGTCCCAATGGAGTAATAATTTGTTTTTGGACACTACTTTTTCTTCCAACAATAGACATGCATTATTTAATTGGTTCCACTAGAAGGTATAAATTGTTTCTACAAacatggttttttttttgttccattgctaGTCATGAATTGTTTCATGTGCACTTTAGTGTCATAATGGTCATGACTGCTTATTGCTGAACTCTGGACTAGCTCAGTGGGCACTGAAGCTTTGCTAGGAGTCGTGATTTGCTCCATGAGAAATAACCATTGTTCAGTTTGGTTAATTGTGTGTTATGAGTTGCGAATTGTTCCACAGGCATAATTTTATTTCACCtaatatttttttttttactttcttctAGGTTAGGCTTGCCCCATTTGTTGGTAGCT
This region of Lolium perenne isolate Kyuss_39 chromosome 2, Kyuss_2.0, whole genome shotgun sequence genomic DNA includes:
- the LOC127333952 gene encoding probable UDP-arabinose 4-epimerase 1 — protein: MLPSSRSRPQPRPAARSWSFSEMDFSDPKRRSRYLSKIIMLVLLMAMCVVMLTQPPCHRRAPSVFSIHELGVTHVLVTGGAGYIGSHAALRLLKDSFRVTIVDNLSRGNIGAVKVLQNLFPEPGRLQFIYADLGDPKAVNRIFAENAFDAVMHFAAVAYVGESTLEPLRYYHNITANTLVVLEAMATHNVKTLIYSSTCATYGEPEKMPITEETPQFPINPYGKAKKMAEDIILDFSKSRKSDMSVMILRYFNVIGSDPEGRLGEAPPPELREHGRISGACFDAALGIIPGLKVKGTDYETPDGTCVRDYIDVTDLVDAHVKALNKAERGKVGIYNVGTGRGRSVKEFVEACKKATGVDIKVDYFSRRPGDYAEVFSNPAKINRELNWTAQHTELHESLRIAWMWQMRHRSGYGGPQAMIL
- the LOC127333954 gene encoding serine/threonine-protein phosphatase PP1-like gives rise to the protein MGASINESPQTPTSTDLRFPVSLLADLPEMDIDDIIQRLLDAEHSSPEDHPPLSNAEIKLLCAAATKVLLSQPTLLRLDAPINISGDIHGQYSDLLRIFRATGFPSDANRYLFLGDYVDRGSRSIETICLLLAYKVKYPDAFFLIRGNHECSSVNRSYGFLDECERRGLEKDKLWNTINGCFDCLPLAALVGNKIGKKIFCVHGGLSPELESMDQIRRVKRPLPVPDEGLVCDLLWSDPDAADEWGWGESTRGRSVTFGSDLVDEFVEKNGLAMVCRAHEVKQGGYEWFADRKLVTVFSAPNYAGQCDNAGAVMTVDRNLTCSFHIIEPTPLQDLADNLHVLKHA